In the Orcinus orca chromosome 19, mOrcOrc1.1, whole genome shotgun sequence genome, aaaaTTAtgttgataccaaaaccagacaaggacaacaCAGAACTCAACAGATCTGGCAGACTAAAAAAAGTGCAAGGACAGAGTAATTAACTATCTGTTGTTGGATATAATAGAATGTGACATCCTTTGAATAGTAAATATGCTTTTTTTCATATGTTCATGGAACACTCAGAAAAATTCATCCTATACTTGGCTACAAAGACAACAGATTACAGTCTGATCATaatgcaagaaaataaatttaaaaggtgaCACAAAATGGCTTTTAAGCACTTGGAAATTAAGAACCCCTCCTAGATAACCCCTGGATTAAaggtaaaaatcaaaagaaaattacaaactagCTAAAAAGCATGACAAATGATGACTATTTATAATATACACTTAGAAAATGATGAAAGAGTTAACCACCCAATAGAAAAGTGagcaaataatataaataagCATTACACAAAAGAGCAAACTCAAATAACCAATTCACATGTAAGAGATACGCTCACTAGtagtcaggaaaatgcaaattaaagtaacAATAAGATACCACATCAGActggctaaaattttaaagatctctAACAACTACTACAAGAGGTGATGTGGGGAAATGGATATCGTCATACAATGCTGGAGAGAATATGAATTGTAATACCTATTTTAGATAGCAAtctgacaaaatttaaaattaaaaatatctttccttCAAACCAATAATCCTACTCCTGAAAATGTATCTCATTGAAATAAAGGTATCAGTACAAAGATATTTACATTAGCATTGTTTGCATTAGCAAAAAAAAGTGGAAAGATAAATGACCATTTATGACTAAATTATGCTTGATGCATACCACAGTATCTTATGAATTAGCGCTACACTAGTTGACATGGAGGGATTTAAACCACAttgttaaatgagaaaagtaaCAGGCAGAGAAATGTATACAGTCAATCCTCACTATTTGAACTGAAAAGCATTTTCTACATAGCTATGTCTCTCAAGACCTTTCACAAAAGTACAGCTCAGTGAGGGCAGTTCTACAAGGAGCTAGTTTAAACTCCGTTGGTTCAGGGGTGTAACTTGATCCCAGGGGAGTTTTGACTACCTCTGGGAATGGATGGACATTGCCTCATTCTTAAAACTGACTGACTTCTCCGTAAGTGAGTCCCTATTAAGAGGGAGACCActcggggcttccttggtggcacagtggttgagagtccgcctgccgatgcaggggacgcgggttcgtgccccggtctgggaagatcccacatgccgcggagtggctgggcccgtgagccatggctgctgagcctgcgcgtccggagcctgtgctccgcaacgggacaggccacagcagtgatgaggcccgcgtaacacaaaaaaaaaaaaaaaaaaaaagagggagaccACTAACCAAAGTGATAGTTATTTCTGAGACGTTTGGTAAAGACTGAACGGGGGAGGTGATGATAAAAAAAACTAACAGCTAAATAGAGGTGCGGGTTCTCAGTGGACTTCCTTTAGCGACCCTAGGGTACCTCTCTGTTGGCCTGAATAGCTGTAAATGGATGTCACCGAAGAAGGAAACTTCATTATCGTTATTAATTACGTTCCAACCCTGGCCCTCTGTTCCTCTGAGCTCTCCGCCTCGGCAAAGAGCCCAGTCGAGAGGCTGGCCAGGCGAATCTCACCTGCAGCCCTAGCTTGCACAGTGATGAGGTGGACGAGTAGGCTATCGGGGGCCCTGTTCCCGAGTTGGTGAGGGCACCAGGCTGCAGGATAAGTTCTCGGAGAGGCGTTCTCATAGCTGCTTTTCCCtaaaacagaagagagaatgTGAGAAAGCCTGGGCTCTGCCAGCCTGCCCTAAGAAGCTCCCGTCCCTCCCTAAGAAGCTCACGAGCAATAACAAGAGTAGgctccaaccccagtcctctgaaCATCAGGACCAGCATTAGACTCCACACGCACCCGTCCCCAGGCTCGACCCTGCTTTCCACGACGCCCGGCACTGCCAGCGACCCCGACCCAAAACCCCGGCccagctctctctctccatgaggCCCTCCCGCTCACCGGTTGGGGCGAAGGCGACACGCTAAGATTCAGTTTTTTCACCCGCCACATCTTCAAAACAACACAGGGTGATCACCTCCTAGACGCAAGAGGCGACGCCATGCTCACCCGCCGTCTTTATTTGAACCTGCTCCGCGCTTCCCGATTGGCTGCGAAGTCTCAGTGCGTCAGGTGGGCGCGTCCGCTCCGGGCTCGAGCCCGGcgggctggggcggggcctgTATTGGAcccgccccgcccggcccccTGTGCGCGCGCGCTCAGCGAACCGACCCCCAACCCACCGGGACGCGCTCCAGCCCGAAAGCCAGCCTTTCGGCCTCACCTCCGAGAGGGTGACCGGGAAGTTGGACAGTTGAGGAGTCCATCCCTCCTGCTTCGAGTAGGCCAGTCTCACACCCTGTCGGAAAAGCTGTCCCCGTGGCCTGGCCTTAGGAAGTTTCTCCTCGGGTTTCCCTCAGCTATCTCAGCCTTGACCGGCAGGAGCCGGTCGGGGGTATAGAAGGGAAGGTGAGTGGAGCGTTTTTTACGTAGGCTGCTCGGTCCGCGCATAGGTCCTGCGTCCGTGATGGCCTGAGACGTGGTTCTCAGCCTGCGCTGTCATTTAGCCTCTTCAGAATTTCTGGACTTTTCTTGGGACTTAACTCAGGGTCCGCAACAAGTTTACTGGAACGATAATAGCTCACAAGTACTGAACATTTATTAGGCACCTGGCACTCTTCCAAATGCCTTTTATATCTTAACTCCTTTAATCCCCAAAAGGGCATATGAAGTAGGCACCGTAAatatccccgttttacagacgTAGTAACCGAGTCACAGATAATGTCTTTTGCCTAATGCCCACAGGTAGTAAAATGGCAGAGTCAAGATTGCCACCCATACTACCGACTACTGCATTCTCCTCTCGCTTGAAACCCCTCTGTGTGGGAAATTAGCTACTGGAGGTGGGATTGATTTTTGGAAACAGCCTAAAGTTAAGTATTCAGagttacaggttttttttttatataatttttttaaacgttattaatttattttatttttggctgccttgggtctcttgctgcgtgcgggcttttctctagttgaggtgagcgggggctactcttcgttgcgactcacgggcttcttattgggtggcctctcgttgcagagcacgggctctaggtgcgcaggcttcagtagttgtggcactcaggctcagcagttgtggctcgtgggctctagagcgcaggctcagtagttgtggcacatgggcttaattgctccacggcatatgggatcttcccggaccagggctcaaacccgtgtcccctgcactggcaggcggattctcaaccactgcgccacgagggaagtccccagagttaGTTTATGATGAAGTATGTTCCTTTGAACGCTCACGGCACCTTATTTACACTCTTAAGTCataatgaatttggaaaaggcaATAACCCAGAGAGGAAAAACTATAATGTTACGAACTTCAGGGCCCTCAGGGGATGGGCTTTTCTAGAACTGTGTTGTCCAGTAccatagccactagccacatgtggctattgagcacttcaaatgtggctagtccaaattgagatgtattATAGGTGTAAAATACAAACTAGATTTTGAAGACTtcgtatgaaaaaagaaaagaataaaatatcttattttaaatattgattgcatgttgaaatgatattttagatacattgggttaaataaaatacattaaattaatttcatctgtttctttttacctaATTTTTAATGGGGCTACTagcaaattttaaattacttatgaGGCTTACATTATTTCTTTTGGACAACACCGCTTTAGAAACATAATGGTGCAACCTAAAGACGCTAGAGAGAACAGTTGCTTGACTGGAAAACTGGGAGAAAGACAACAGAACACAGACTTGAGCCTGGGATTCCCCCAGACTTAGCAGAGGGAATCCCAAGGTATATGTACTTCTGGTCAATCAAAAAGGTCCAACAAATAAAACAAGGGTGAAAGGGGCAGAAAAACCAAGACAGAAAACTCTTAAGTGCCAGTAGTAAAAGCTTGTATTATATAAAGTGTGACTTGGAATGCTTAGTCCTTGTTGCAGTTGGTATGCCAGATGCCAGGTGAGTAACCAAAGAGATATAGTGCTTCCAGCAGCAAATTAGGAGGGATATGGAGGGTAGACGAGAGGGACAATACTATTGTAAATAGGCAACATAAGCAGAattagtttgttgttgttttgcatgaattttttttgtgggggaggcCATGCTCCGTGACTTGCGGGCtgtcagttccccaaccagggattgcacTCAGGCCACGGAGAtgaaagtgccaaatcctaactAACCACTCgatcaccagggaactccctgcatgatatttttcatttggcgtttttcaaattacaaaaaataaGAGATGCTCGTTGTAGCAAGTGAAACAATACAATGCAAAGACATATTAAaggcacagcctcccccattcaTTCTACCTGCCTGAGGTAACGAATAGTGTGTATGCCTTTATAAAAACATAtgcagggaatttcctggtggtccagtggttaggactcggcgctttcactgtcatgggcccggggtttgatccctggtcagggaactaagatcccacaagccatgcggccaaaaatcaacaacaacaacatatgtatacacacacgcaaggattttgtttgtttttatttacacacGCTTTTTTTTTACCCAAATTAATTGACGTGCAGACTGGGGTCTCTGGGATTGAGAGCTagtgccttttttttcctcttctcattACATTTGCAttactcccctctccctcccaggttctctttttcattctctctctctctctctctctctctctctctctctctctctctctctctctctctctctctctctctctcgcacacacacacacacacacacacacgcgcgcgcgcgcgcgcgcgcggagGGGAAGTAAGCATTGAGAGTCGTCTACAGAAATGGCATCATTTCTTAcacttctgcattttttttcccactcaatGTCTTGTATTGAGCCTTCTAAGTCAACTGCTATAGATCTAATTAACTCATTCATCACTTCATATTccatgtcctttttaaaaaaataggttatGCCGGGCGCGGTGGCGCGTGCCTGTAGTCCCAGCTACTcgggaggctgaggcaggaggatCGCTTGAGCCCAGGAGTTCTGGGCTGTAGTGCGCTATGCCGATCGGGTGTCCGCACTAAGTTCGGCATCAATATGGTGACCTCCCGGGAGCGGGGGGCCACCAGGTTGCCTAAGGAGGGGTGAACCGGCCCAGGTCGGAAACGGAGCAGGTCAAAACTCCCGTGCTGATCAGTAGTGGGATCGCGCCTGTGAATAGCCACTGCACTCCAGCCTGGGCAACATAGCGAGACCCCgtctcttaaaaaaattaaaaaaaaattaaaaaaaaaaaaaataggttatttctcttttctaatttgtaagagTTCTGTATTTAGACATTAACTGCCAtcacattgcaaatatttttctttagatcTATTTTTTGTCCATTGACTTTATTAATGGTATCTTTGGCTATACAAAGATAAAACATTTATGAGGTTAAGATGTTATCTTTCCTTTCAAAGCATCTGGACTTCTTAtcttgattgattcattcatcttttatgtaaatgttttcttttttttaatttttaaaatttttatttttggctgtgttgggtcttcattgctgcgcgcgggatTTCTCTGGTTGCgtgtaagcaggggctactcttcattgccgtgcgcaggcttctcattgcagaagcttctcttgttgcagagcacagactctaggcgtgcgggcttcagtagttgtggcacgcgggctcagtagttgtggcacaggactcagtagttgtggcacgcgagctctagagcacaggctcagtagttgtggtgcacaggcttagttgctccgtggcatgtgggatcttcccggaccagggatcgaacccgtgtcccctgcattggcaggcggattcttaaccactgggccaccagggaagttccgcgccccccccccccgccccgctttATAAGGAaaccaatcatattggattatggattagggcccacccataagacctcattttaacttaattacacctgtaaagaccctatctccaaataccatgACATTCTGAAGTacaggggttaggatttcagcatatcaATGGGGAGGGGGCACAATTCAGCCTGTAACAGGGGCTAATAATACAGTGAATatgattttattcaatttttcaaaaaagCTTTGACGAGACTTTTACATTGAAGACTCTATTTAAAGAAGTAAACCAAGGAATTGAGATTACCAGTTTGTTAAATCAATGAACAAGTGAACAAATGAACTGGTCAATATATGATAAAGTAACTTAGGTTAGAGGTAAGAAACAATGAGTAGAACTAAAAGGACACTCTTCTAAAAGAAGAATATAAGGTTTGGtgttaaaacttaatttttttttttttaataaagtatagttggtttacagtgttgtttcaggtgtacagctaagtcattcaggtatatatatatatgtgtgtatatataaaatctttttcaggttcttttccattataggttattacaagacattcaatatagttccctgtgctatacagtaggtccttgttatttataaGACTAAtcttaaattcttagaaaagatagAAGGGAGTACAGAGCAAAATATCCATACTTAAAAgtgtatctgggcttccctggtggcgcagtgtttgggagtccgcctgccgatgcaggggacgcgggttcgtgccccggtccgggaggatcccacatgccgcggagcggctgggcccgtgagccatggccaatgagcctgcgcgtctggagcctacgctccgcaacgggagaggccacaacagtgtgaggcccgcgtaccgcaaaaaaaaaaaaaaaaaaaagtgtatctgaTTTCTTCTAGGTaatgaaaaatcaaaatgtaGGGCTAAACTTAAAAGATCATTTCAGGttgtatataaaacaaatttttttaaatgaatttcatgTGAATAAGTAGAAGGTATTTATTTTTAGGTCAGTGATTCCgaatgggggtggagggtggcagGAAAGAATGCCTTCCAGGGAAGAGCATATCAAAACTGGGGTAGGTGTGGGGTGGAGGCAGTGCTTTTTCAAATTATACTTTGTGAAACTTTTTCTGTCACTGCCTCCACTCtaccctgagaaacactgctgtaagcaccactgattgaagagagtATGTTAAAAATGTCCTCATTTGATAAGAAATGATTCAAACTACACTTACATGATCCTGGTCTCTAAGCTATCTAACATGACCCAGGAAAGGGACCCTAGTGACATTATGTTAACCATGTCCTAAAGACCTTAAACCAATATGCTGCTGTGACCAGAGAGGCTATATAATGTTGGGCGATCTGAACATTAATTAACACTGGGCCAGACACACAGTATCATAAAATCATCTGCATCTGCCCTTTGAAGAAGCATCACAGAAATCTGAAACCTATCTCCCACAATGAAGAACCAGTGGTTGTATACATTAGGAAACTAGGTCCAGAGAGTTAAAATGACTTGTATAAAGACACCGAAATATTTATAGGTGAGTCTAGGCACCAGGTCTCCTAAATTCCaatctaatacttttttttttttttttttttttgcggtacatgagcctctcactgctgtggcctctcccgttgcagagcacaggctccggatgcgcaggctcagcggccatgactcacgggcccagccaccagggaagccccaatctaaTACTCTTAACTACTATTTTAGAAGCCATTGATTCCCATTTCTAGTATTcagtattgtttttttgtttttttttaattatttattttttggcgtgttgggtctttgttgctgtgcacaggctttctctagttgcagcgaggggggctactcttggctgcagtgcacgggcttctcattgcggtggcttctcttgttgcggagcatgggctctaggcatgcaggcttcagtagttgtggcacgtgggctcagtagttgtggcttgcgggctctagagcgcaggctcagtagttgtggcgcacgggcttagttgctccgcggcatgtgggatcttcccaggccagggctcgaacctgtgtccctcgcattggcaggcagactcttaaccactgcgccaccagggaagcccccagtattGGTTTTTATCCAATGTGGCAGTTCTGGTCAttacaactttaaaaatatgtaataaagccTAAAAAGTCTCTAAAGAGAAACAAGTGAGATAATCAAAAGGATCAAggatacattcatttatttatttatatctcaaCTTCATTCTAAAAGGCTTACAAAGATGGAGATAATCTagtaagatgtaaaaaaaaaggactaaaacagaaaaatgagaagagaataAGGAAAGTAAAGGTCAAAAAGGAAGATGATGGAACCAAGAATGTGGCTAGCATACAAAACATAACATGAGGTCCTAAACACTTGCTGGAAGTGGGCCACAAACTGGGCTCTAAGTGGTCTAGCatcaatatgaaaagaaaaatagagtcagttgaatatttactgtctttaaggtaaaaaccaaccagcAATTCAGGAAAAGAATAACTGGGTTCAGAGAAAATTTCTTCCATGCATCCTTATATAGAACATTATGAATTATAATGATAAACACCCTTTGCAGTGTCCACAGCAATTAAATTTCATAGGGATTTTCATATGGATTGCCAAAGTACAattcagaaaaagcagttctgCAGAGGCCAATAAAATGCCAGCTATGTACAGGGCAAATCTGGCTTAATCCAGggacaaaattaataaatagtacTCAGAATACTTCCCAGACTCTCTTTGGTTTGGAAAGAGAGATCAGATATAACTGAAGAATAACGAAAATGAAACTTTTAAGAAGTtggtttaagaaaaatgaaaagaagtcaCAAAGGCCAGAAATGTATACAGATTTAAGGTCCAGATGATTTTCCTAAAGGAAAAGGTTCTTGAGTTACATCTCTGATCTTAAATCTCAAGGTTGATATCATGCCTCTTAATCCCTTGGTTTGCCCATCACCAACTGAAACCTGGGCCATCTAGGGAAGTGATCAGTTTAAGAATCCTTGTGTCCTTCAAAGaggttttattttggaaaaaatgtgtATAGCTATTCCAATTACCCCCTAGAGAAGACATTTAACCCACTCATGTTTCACTTCTTATTCTCTTCTTCACAGTAGGCTATTAgatccactttttaaatttttaaaagttagactGACTTTGAGCCCCCAGATCATATGTTTTACCTGCATATTTAGGGGTTGAAACAAATACCAGCTTTTGAGAACTCTGAAAAACATTCATACTGCTTCTGACAAGCCTATTAAACACATAAATAGCAGCACCTTGGGAACCCATGAAATGCTGTTATTGCTCACAAAAGGAAACATGGCACAGaaacaaggagaaggaaaagtggaaTAAAATTCTGGCTAAAAACTGCAGGGTATAAACactggagaaatgaaacaaaggaaaaggtcCACACTCTGATGTGAGATGTTGAATTGAGAGATGGCTTGTATGATGGGGTAAGGACTAGGGCATTGTGACTACCAACCACAGAATGCCCAGTGTGAACTCTGGTCCAACACCTAGAGGAACAGAATGATAAGAGGCTACAGAGTAAAAACAAACTGAATCATCAAGGTGGTCACACTGAATTGGCAGCAGAGGAGGTCCTCAGGTTCCCAGATGAGCCCCAACTACAGTAGAGGAGCTCAAGCCAGGCTGGGGTGCACCAGGAAGGACTCCAGATTACAGTCAAAGTCCTTGAAGAACGTGGGCTCCGATGATGGACTGAGCTGGGTAGCTTGTGTCTCCATGACAAAGTTCACTGGATGCTTCTGTAGGAGCTCTGGGTCAAAGGCCACACCCCGAAAGAAAGGGTGGACCTGGAAGTGATGCAAATAACGTAGACGGTGGAGGGGATTCTGGCATAACAGCTGAAGAGAAATAGAGCATGAAGGATGAGAGACTGGGATAGGAAAGGGACTGAacagagaagctggaaaaggagaaagaagttcATGGATctgtggagggcagggagaaGAACCCAAAAGAGTAGAGGATATGTAAAAGTGGGAGAAACAGGCTAATCTGGGGGCAAAGGTAGGAATAAAGTAGTAGTAGTGGTAAGAGAGCAGCACTAGCCCACTCTCTCAGAAGTGACCTGCTATGGATGGGGACGAGCTTTGGAGGACCAGGAACTCGAATAAAATTTGAAGTGTTGGTTAGAAGGCAAGTAGTGAGGTAGTACTTGATCAAGTTGGAATCCCCCCTTAATAATTAATCAGAGGAATGGGGAGGTATCACTTCAGTGATAGGGAAAGAAGTGAATGGTTTTTGTAGTCAAGAAGGAAAGTCATGCCCACCCTTACCTCATGGAGCAGGAGTGAGAGCCCCTGGTTAAGAGAAGCTGGGATCACAGAGTCATAGTGGGTCACACTTGCCAACATGGCCACATGATCTCTCTCTGCGGGCACTGGGAACTGAGTTAAGGGGTGGGAAGGTGTCATTGCTTAGTAAAAATAAGGCAAGGCTTCCCAAGGTGGCCTTTCTTCCCACCGCAGGGCAACTCCTATCTTCTCTGCCCAACATCACTACCATTCTCTCACCTTTCCAGTtgacagagagaaaagcaagacACCCAGGGACCACCAATCAGCAGCATGGTTGTAAGGCCCTCCACTCAGGACCTCTGGGGCTACGGATATGAAAGATACTTGTCACTGATATCTGTTGGCTATCCTCCTGCCCAATGCTTACCCACCAGCTTTAGCTTCTCTCTCACCCATGTACTGAAGAGTGCCACAGATAGTATAGGCTCGGGTTCCTTGGGGCAGGTGGCGGGACAGGCCAAAGTCTGTCAGTTTCAGATGGCCTGTGAAAAGCAAGCCATCAGCACCACTCTGTTCCAACCCTCATCAG is a window encoding:
- the RSKR gene encoding ribosomal protein S6 kinase-related protein isoform X3; translated protein: MGAVSCRKGQRAQMAAPHKVVPKVKVLQRDNLRQCKEEVSIQRQINHPFVHSLGDSWQGKRHLFMMCSYCSTDLYSLWSAVGCFSEASIRLFAAELILVLCYLHDFGIIHRDVKMENILLDERGHLKLTDFGLSRHLPQGTRAYTICGTLQYMAPEVLSGGPYNHAADWWSLGVLLFSLSTGKFPVPAERDHVAMLASVTHYDSVIPASLNQGLSLLLHELLCQNPLHRLRYLHHFQVHPFFRGVAFDPELLQKHPVNFVMETQATQLSPSSEPTFFKDFDCNLESFLVHPSLA
- the RSKR gene encoding ribosomal protein S6 kinase-related protein isoform X2, with protein sequence MGAVSCRKGQRAQMAAPHKILGLVAKGSFGTVLKVLDCGQKAVFVVKVVPKVKVLQRDNLRQCKEEVSIQRQINHPFVHSLGDSWQGKRHLFMMCSYCSTDLYSLWSAVGCFSEASIRLFAAELILVLCYLHDFGIIHRDVKMENILLDERGHLKLTDFGLSRHLPQGTRAYTICGTLQYMAPEVLSGGPYNHAADWWSLGVLLFSLSTGKFPVPAERDHVAMLASVTHYDSVIPASLNQGLSLLLHELLCQNPLHRLRYLHHFQVHPFFRGVAFDPELLQKHPVNFVMETQATQLSPSSEPTFFKDFDCNLESFLVHPSLA